In a single window of the Lates calcarifer isolate ASB-BC8 linkage group LG1, TLL_Latcal_v3, whole genome shotgun sequence genome:
- the gmppaa gene encoding mannose-1-phosphate guanyltransferase alpha-A isoform X1: MLKAVILIGGPQKGTRFRPLSFEVPKPLFPVAGVPMLQHHIEACAKVPNMKEILLIGFYQPNEELTRFLMNAQQEFKISIRYLQEYAALGTGGGIYHFRDQIVSGSPEAFFVLNADVSSAFPLTEMLSFQKEHGEPNSFVILGTTANRKQSMNYGCIVENEETNEVLHYVEKPSTFVSDIINCGIYLFNPDIFQHIGAVFQKNQQDMLLYPYDGEEPTNGWHRAEAIRLEQDIFTALAGQGKLYVYKTLSFWSQIKSAGSAIYASRLYLNQYHKTHPERLASNKEGGPKISGNVYIHPTANIDPTAMLGPNVSIGTGVTIGAGVRVRESIILHGANLQDHCCVLNSIVGWDSTIGRWARVEGTPSDPNPNDPYAKIDSETLFRDGKLTPSITILGCNVTIPSEVIILNSIVLPHKDLNRSFKNQIIL; this comes from the exons ATGTTGAAGGCAGTGATTTTGATTGGGGGCCCACagaaag GCACAAGGTTCAGGCCACTGTCATTTGAAGTTCCCAAACCCCTGTTCCCAGTAGCTGGTGTGCCCATGCTGCAGCACCACATTGAAGCATGTGCCAAG GTACCAAATATGAAGGAGATTTTGCTCATCGGCTTTTATCAGCCAAATGAAGAACTAACTAGATTCCTGATGAATGCACAACAGGAGTTCAAAATTTCCATCAG GTATTTACAGGAGTATGCAGCACTGGGCACTGGAGGGGGCATCTATCACTTCAGAGATCAGATTGTCTCTGGCAGTCCAGAGGCTTTCTTTGTTCTGAATGCTGATGTCTCTTCAGCATTTCCTCTCACAGAGATGCTCAGCTTCCAGAAAGAACACGGAGAACCAAACAGCTTTGTTATCCTTGGGACAACG gcaaacagaaaacagtctaTGAATTATGGCTGTATCGTTGAAAACGAGGAAACAAATGAG GTCTTACATTATGTGGAAAAGCCAAGCACATTTGTGAGTGACATCATCAACTGCGGTATATACCTCTTTAACCCAGACATCTTCCAGCATATTGGCGCTGTCTTCCAGAAAAATCAACAGGACATGTTGCT ATATCCATACGATGG AGAGGAGCCAACCAACGGCTGGCACAGAGCAGAGGCCATCAGGCTGGAGCAAGACATTTTCACTGCCCTGGCGGGACAGGGCAAACTCTACGTGTATAAAACCCTCAGCTTCTGGAGCCAGATTAAATCTGCCGG CTCTGCAATTTATGCCAGTCGATTGTACCTCAACCAGTATCACAAAACTCATCCTGAAAGACTGGCCTCAAATAAGGAGGGAGGTCCCAAAATAAGTG GTAACGTCTATATTCATCCCACAGCCAATATTGACCCCACTGCTATG TTGGGTCCCAACGTCTCCATTGGCACTGGAGTGACTATTGGTGCTGGGGTCAGAGTTCGAGAATCTATCATCCTCCATGGTGCAAATCTACAG GAccactgctgtgttttgaaCAGCATTGTGGGATGGGATAGCACCATTGGCAGGTGGGCAAGAGTAGAGGGAACCCCAAGTGACCCAAACCCCAATGATCCTTATGCAAAGATTGACAGTGAGACCCTGTTCAGAGATGGAAAACTCACACCCTCAATTACTATTCTCG GTTGTAACGTGACCATCCCCTCCGAGGTGATTATCCTCAACTCAATTGTCCTGCCACATAAAGACCTGAACCGCAGCTTCAAAAACCAAATTATTCTCTAG
- the gmppaa gene encoding mannose-1-phosphate guanyltransferase alpha-A isoform X2, whose translation MLKAVILIGGPQKGTRFRPLSFEVPKPLFPVAGVPMLQHHIEACAKVPNMKEILLIGFYQPNEELTRFLMNAQQEFKISIRYLQEYAALGTGGGIYHFRDQIVSGSPEAFFVLNADVSSAFPLTEMLSFQKEHGEPNSFVILGTTANRKQSMNYGCIVENEETNEVLHYVEKPSTFVSDIINCGIYLFNPDIFQHIGAVFQKNQQDMLLEEPTNGWHRAEAIRLEQDIFTALAGQGKLYVYKTLSFWSQIKSAGSAIYASRLYLNQYHKTHPERLASNKEGGPKISGNVYIHPTANIDPTAMLGPNVSIGTGVTIGAGVRVRESIILHGANLQDHCCVLNSIVGWDSTIGRWARVEGTPSDPNPNDPYAKIDSETLFRDGKLTPSITILGCNVTIPSEVIILNSIVLPHKDLNRSFKNQIIL comes from the exons ATGTTGAAGGCAGTGATTTTGATTGGGGGCCCACagaaag GCACAAGGTTCAGGCCACTGTCATTTGAAGTTCCCAAACCCCTGTTCCCAGTAGCTGGTGTGCCCATGCTGCAGCACCACATTGAAGCATGTGCCAAG GTACCAAATATGAAGGAGATTTTGCTCATCGGCTTTTATCAGCCAAATGAAGAACTAACTAGATTCCTGATGAATGCACAACAGGAGTTCAAAATTTCCATCAG GTATTTACAGGAGTATGCAGCACTGGGCACTGGAGGGGGCATCTATCACTTCAGAGATCAGATTGTCTCTGGCAGTCCAGAGGCTTTCTTTGTTCTGAATGCTGATGTCTCTTCAGCATTTCCTCTCACAGAGATGCTCAGCTTCCAGAAAGAACACGGAGAACCAAACAGCTTTGTTATCCTTGGGACAACG gcaaacagaaaacagtctaTGAATTATGGCTGTATCGTTGAAAACGAGGAAACAAATGAG GTCTTACATTATGTGGAAAAGCCAAGCACATTTGTGAGTGACATCATCAACTGCGGTATATACCTCTTTAACCCAGACATCTTCCAGCATATTGGCGCTGTCTTCCAGAAAAATCAACAGGACATGTTGCT AGAGGAGCCAACCAACGGCTGGCACAGAGCAGAGGCCATCAGGCTGGAGCAAGACATTTTCACTGCCCTGGCGGGACAGGGCAAACTCTACGTGTATAAAACCCTCAGCTTCTGGAGCCAGATTAAATCTGCCGG CTCTGCAATTTATGCCAGTCGATTGTACCTCAACCAGTATCACAAAACTCATCCTGAAAGACTGGCCTCAAATAAGGAGGGAGGTCCCAAAATAAGTG GTAACGTCTATATTCATCCCACAGCCAATATTGACCCCACTGCTATG TTGGGTCCCAACGTCTCCATTGGCACTGGAGTGACTATTGGTGCTGGGGTCAGAGTTCGAGAATCTATCATCCTCCATGGTGCAAATCTACAG GAccactgctgtgttttgaaCAGCATTGTGGGATGGGATAGCACCATTGGCAGGTGGGCAAGAGTAGAGGGAACCCCAAGTGACCCAAACCCCAATGATCCTTATGCAAAGATTGACAGTGAGACCCTGTTCAGAGATGGAAAACTCACACCCTCAATTACTATTCTCG GTTGTAACGTGACCATCCCCTCCGAGGTGATTATCCTCAACTCAATTGTCCTGCCACATAAAGACCTGAACCGCAGCTTCAAAAACCAAATTATTCTCTAG